Proteins co-encoded in one Nonomuraea helvata genomic window:
- a CDS encoding BlaI/MecI/CopY family transcriptional regulator, whose product MRHLGELESAIMEHIWSCDASVSVRDVLHGLQHDKVLAYTTVMTVMDKLHKKGLLRRSQARRAYLYEPLMSHEAYSAQLIREALAQGGNQAMALVHFLERLSPEEHAALDVALHQTARR is encoded by the coding sequence ATGCGCCATCTCGGCGAGCTGGAGTCTGCGATCATGGAGCACATCTGGTCTTGTGACGCATCTGTCTCGGTCCGCGACGTACTTCATGGGCTGCAACACGACAAGGTCCTTGCCTACACCACGGTCATGACCGTCATGGACAAGCTCCACAAGAAGGGCCTCCTCCGGCGCTCCCAGGCCCGCCGGGCCTATCTGTACGAACCCCTGATGAGCCACGAGGCCTACAGCGCCCAGCTCATACGGGAGGCGCTGGCGCAAGGTGGGAATCAGGCGATGGCCCTGGTCCATTTCTTGGAACGGCTCAGCCCTGAGGAGCATGCCGCACTCGACGTCGCCCTGCACCAGACGGCCCGGCGCTGA
- a CDS encoding MerR family transcriptional regulator, giving the protein MELIPIGEAARRLHLNSSALRYYEERGLVRPATRHAGTRMYGQNELRRLALVALMQRLGVRLDTAAAIMDESGEQWRSVVRDQIDELDALIERAQGARKFLSAALTCPADHPTSECPHLVGVLDRLFTGGTFEELAEEHLGDQDVPVTRP; this is encoded by the coding sequence ATGGAGCTCATCCCGATCGGTGAGGCCGCCCGCCGCCTTCACCTCAACTCCTCCGCCCTGCGGTACTACGAGGAACGAGGCTTGGTACGGCCGGCGACGCGTCACGCCGGCACGCGGATGTACGGCCAGAACGAACTTCGCCGCCTCGCACTGGTCGCCCTGATGCAGCGGCTTGGAGTCCGGCTCGATACCGCCGCCGCCATCATGGACGAGTCGGGCGAGCAATGGCGGTCGGTAGTGCGGGACCAGATCGACGAACTGGACGCTCTGATCGAGCGAGCCCAGGGGGCCCGGAAGTTCCTCTCAGCAGCGCTGACCTGCCCCGCCGACCATCCCACGAGCGAGTGCCCGCACCTGGTCGGAGTCCTGGACCGGCTGTTCACTGGCGGAACGTTCGAAGAGCTGGCCGAAGAGCATCTGGGCGACCAGGACGTCCCGGTTACTCGTCCGTGA
- a CDS encoding amino acid ABC transporter ATP-binding protein, translated as MIVSVRGLHKRFGDLEVLKGVDLDVARGEVVVVMGPSGSGKTTLIRCLNLLEEPESGTVSVCGTELACGVRRPVRQVRDLRRRTAMVFQQFNLFPHLTALQNVMEGPVSVRRVPRAQAAARGRELLARVGLADKCDCYPAKLSGGQKQRVAIARALAMEPEVILFDEPTSALDPELHAEVLQVMRELAREGMTMVVVTHETAFAREVADRVVFMDGGTVIEQGPPSRFFTAPDHPRVRAFLRLVAS; from the coding sequence ATGATCGTCAGTGTTCGCGGCTTGCACAAGCGCTTCGGGGACCTGGAGGTACTCAAGGGCGTCGACCTCGACGTGGCGCGGGGCGAGGTGGTCGTGGTGATGGGGCCGTCCGGCTCGGGCAAGACCACGCTCATCCGCTGCCTGAACCTGCTCGAGGAGCCCGAGTCCGGCACGGTCAGCGTCTGTGGCACCGAGCTGGCCTGCGGCGTGCGGCGCCCGGTCAGGCAGGTTCGAGATCTGCGCCGCCGTACCGCCATGGTCTTCCAGCAGTTCAACCTGTTCCCGCACCTGACTGCCTTGCAGAACGTCATGGAAGGACCGGTTTCCGTACGGCGGGTCCCCCGCGCCCAGGCGGCGGCCCGAGGGCGGGAACTCCTGGCCCGGGTGGGGCTGGCGGACAAGTGCGACTGCTACCCGGCGAAGCTGTCGGGCGGGCAGAAGCAGCGGGTCGCCATCGCGCGGGCGCTGGCCATGGAGCCCGAGGTGATCCTTTTCGACGAGCCCACCTCGGCACTCGACCCCGAGCTGCACGCGGAGGTGCTCCAGGTGATGCGCGAGCTCGCGCGGGAGGGAATGACCATGGTGGTGGTGACGCACGAGACCGCGTTCGCACGGGAGGTGGCAGACAGGGTCGTCTTCATGGACGGCGGCACGGTGATCGAGCAAGGACCGCCGTCGCGGTTCTTCACCGCGCCCGACCACCCGCGGGTCCGGGCTTTCCTGCGGTTGGTGGCTTCATGA
- a CDS encoding MerR family transcriptional regulator has product MSIGEIAERFGLATHVLRHWEAMGLLAPARIGGERRRYGPDDLYRVAVILRGKEAGFSLDEIREMTATSDAAERRAVLLRRKEELTRRIAEAQASLELIDCALDCDHEDLASCPHFQSMVAERISLYPAPHVPAPPATGSDRTG; this is encoded by the coding sequence ATGAGCATTGGTGAGATCGCCGAACGGTTCGGTCTGGCCACGCACGTCCTGCGGCACTGGGAGGCGATGGGCCTGCTCGCTCCGGCCCGCATCGGAGGCGAGCGCCGCCGCTACGGGCCTGACGACCTCTACCGGGTCGCCGTGATCCTGCGCGGCAAGGAAGCCGGGTTCAGTTTGGATGAGATCCGGGAGATGACGGCCACGTCGGATGCGGCGGAACGGCGCGCTGTCCTGCTGCGCCGCAAGGAGGAACTGACCCGGCGCATCGCCGAGGCACAGGCGTCTCTTGAACTCATCGACTGCGCACTGGACTGCGATCATGAGGACTTGGCCAGTTGCCCTCATTTCCAGTCCATGGTCGCGGAGCGGATCTCTCTGTACCCCGCGCCACACGTACCAGCGCCTCCCGCGACGGGAAGTGACCGTACGGGGTGA
- a CDS encoding peptidoglycan binding domain-containing protein, with protein sequence MTRPSITADEVRRVVASTARTAVEAPLTLAGGGKKATVSREQLATGLRFVSDRQGSLRASYDASKISAGVAKALLITPPKDASFKIVNNRPRLVPSRAGHGVDIKALGPAISKAVATGSRRVDLPATERQPRVTTAEAKKLGVKEKVSSFTSRYPCCAPPRDQHPSHRRHRRRIRGSA encoded by the coding sequence GTGACGCGTCCGAGTATCACCGCCGATGAGGTCCGTCGCGTCGTCGCGAGCACGGCACGCACGGCGGTCGAAGCTCCGCTCACGCTGGCCGGCGGCGGCAAGAAGGCCACCGTGTCCCGGGAACAGCTGGCCACCGGCCTCCGGTTCGTCTCCGACCGGCAGGGAAGCCTCCGCGCGTCCTACGATGCCTCCAAGATCTCCGCAGGCGTGGCCAAGGCGCTGCTGATCACCCCGCCGAAAGACGCCTCCTTCAAGATCGTCAATAATAGGCCGCGGCTCGTGCCCTCCCGAGCAGGCCATGGCGTCGACATCAAGGCGCTCGGCCCGGCGATCTCCAAGGCCGTGGCGACAGGCAGCCGCCGCGTCGATCTACCTGCCACCGAACGGCAGCCCCGGGTGACCACGGCCGAGGCGAAGAAGCTCGGTGTCAAAGAGAAGGTCAGCTCGTTCACCAGCCGATACCCGTGCTGTGCCCCCCCGCGTGACCAACATCCATCGCATCGCCGACATCGTCGACGGATACGTGGTTCAGCCTGA
- a CDS encoding class I SAM-dependent methyltransferase, which translates to MAKEIQSWAYEEPISSPFALPRGVLGRLAGRLMLWLNDPSELVPLIGKQDSVLEVGCGPGGLLRHIEAGRVCGMDPSPDMLRQAARHNRGRGVELRLGTAADTGCPDDSFDVVVSVNNVAMWPDLEAGVHELCRVTRPDGRLLIAWHSATGRSPIARKNALPEEKLARIAHALGEPTQRHELKNLTVLEKRCHG; encoded by the coding sequence ATGGCCAAGGAGATCCAGTCCTGGGCGTACGAGGAGCCGATCAGCTCTCCGTTCGCCCTTCCGCGAGGAGTACTCGGACGTTTGGCAGGGCGGCTCATGCTGTGGCTCAACGATCCGAGCGAACTCGTGCCGCTCATCGGGAAACAGGACAGCGTGCTGGAGGTCGGGTGCGGGCCAGGCGGTCTGCTGCGGCACATCGAGGCCGGACGGGTCTGCGGCATGGACCCGTCGCCTGACATGCTGCGTCAGGCGGCGCGGCACAACCGGGGGCGCGGTGTCGAGCTGCGGCTTGGCACCGCAGCGGACACGGGCTGTCCCGATGACAGCTTCGACGTCGTGGTCTCGGTGAACAACGTGGCTATGTGGCCGGATCTGGAGGCAGGCGTCCACGAGTTGTGCCGGGTGACCCGGCCAGACGGCAGGCTGCTCATCGCCTGGCACAGCGCCACCGGTCGCTCCCCCATCGCCAGGAAGAACGCCCTCCCTGAGGAGAAGCTGGCGCGGATCGCTCACGCCCTGGGCGAGCCGACGCAGCGCCATGAACTCAAGAATCTGACCGTTCTCGAGAAGCGCTGCCACGGCTAG
- a CDS encoding VanW family protein gives MTNIHRIADIVDGYVVQPEETFSLNDVVGKRDKARGFVEAPMILNNRFVNDIGGGVSQFATTMFNAVFFGGFQDVQHRAHQYYITRYPAGRESTVSYPQPDFHWRNDSPYGVLIKTSYTATSVTVQFWSTKRYDIESQSSERYNVKSVPTLTDSGAECIPMDGAEGFAIDVWRIFKQNGKVVRKQRFHTVYDPEPRLTCKK, from the coding sequence GTGACCAACATCCATCGCATCGCCGACATCGTCGACGGATACGTGGTTCAGCCTGAGGAGACGTTCTCGCTCAACGATGTGGTCGGCAAGCGTGACAAGGCGCGTGGTTTCGTCGAGGCACCCATGATTCTCAACAACCGGTTCGTGAACGACATCGGCGGAGGAGTGTCGCAGTTCGCCACCACGATGTTCAACGCGGTCTTCTTCGGCGGCTTCCAGGACGTCCAGCATCGGGCGCACCAGTACTACATCACCCGCTATCCCGCCGGACGGGAGTCCACAGTGTCCTATCCCCAGCCGGACTTCCACTGGCGCAACGACTCGCCTTACGGCGTGCTGATCAAGACCTCGTACACGGCCACGTCGGTCACCGTGCAGTTCTGGAGCACCAAGCGCTACGACATCGAATCGCAGAGCTCCGAACGGTACAACGTCAAGTCCGTCCCCACCCTCACCGACTCCGGCGCCGAGTGCATCCCCATGGACGGCGCGGAAGGGTTCGCCATCGACGTGTGGCGCATCTTCAAGCAGAACGGGAAGGTCGTGCGGAAGCAGCGCTTCCACACCGTCTACGACCCCGAACCCCGTCTCACTTGCAAAAAGTGA
- a CDS encoding four-helix bundle copper-binding protein — protein sequence MQVAEMLSTYPKDLGRVDQARLTSCIEACLRCAQACTACADACLSEDMVAELTKCVRTDLDCADICDTTARVLSRHTGYDANMTRAILEACAQACKACGDECAQHTQHRHCAVCAEACRACERACRDLLGALG from the coding sequence CTGCAAGTAGCCGAGATGCTTTCCACCTACCCAAAGGATCTAGGCCGCGTCGATCAGGCGCGCCTCACCAGCTGTATCGAAGCATGCCTGCGCTGCGCCCAGGCATGTACGGCCTGTGCGGACGCCTGCCTCAGCGAGGACATGGTCGCCGAGCTGACCAAGTGCGTTCGCACCGACCTCGACTGCGCTGACATCTGCGACACCACAGCTCGAGTTCTCTCCCGGCACACCGGATACGACGCCAACATGACGCGGGCCATCCTGGAAGCCTGTGCGCAGGCATGCAAGGCGTGCGGTGACGAGTGCGCGCAGCACACCCAGCACCGGCACTGCGCCGTCTGCGCCGAGGCATGCCGCGCCTGCGAACGCGCCTGCCGCGACCTCTTGGGCGCGCTTGGCTGA
- a CDS encoding F510_1955 family glycosylhydrolase, which translates to MRGIHTAALALLVLVLGACGQSGEPTQTDDPGMGHIHGIGVDPADGALYLAGHYGLFKVTSADSAQRVAGRVQDHMGFTVIGPKTFLASGHPGEADTDSPPHLGLIRTTDAGTTWESVSERGAADFHSLQPAGSTLYAYDSQSSRVRASVDGGATWRLGAEGEIVDLAANAARPERVHAATTSGVQVSENGGMDFEPVKNAPLLSQIEAPTADLLIGHDTDGQVHLSSDDGRTWRKSGRLPAPAAAFTAVDRQRLLAATEDGTVYESKNGGTDFTLVFRPTSG; encoded by the coding sequence ATGCGAGGAATACACACTGCCGCGCTGGCGCTCCTGGTGCTGGTGCTAGGGGCCTGCGGGCAGTCCGGCGAGCCGACGCAGACCGACGATCCAGGCATGGGGCACATTCACGGCATCGGCGTCGATCCCGCCGATGGGGCCCTCTACCTTGCCGGGCACTACGGCTTGTTCAAGGTCACGTCCGCCGACAGCGCTCAGCGTGTGGCCGGACGCGTACAGGACCACATGGGATTCACCGTGATCGGCCCCAAGACCTTCCTCGCCAGCGGACACCCCGGCGAGGCCGACACCGACTCCCCGCCCCACCTGGGCCTGATCCGTACCACCGATGCCGGCACAACCTGGGAAAGCGTCTCCGAGCGCGGCGCCGCCGACTTCCACTCACTGCAGCCGGCCGGGAGCACCCTCTACGCCTACGACAGCCAGAGCAGTCGTGTCCGGGCGAGCGTGGACGGGGGCGCGACCTGGCGACTGGGCGCGGAGGGCGAGATCGTCGACCTCGCCGCCAACGCCGCGCGACCAGAACGCGTCCACGCGGCCACGACCAGCGGCGTGCAAGTCAGCGAGAACGGCGGCATGGACTTCGAGCCGGTGAAGAACGCACCCTTGCTCAGCCAGATCGAGGCTCCCACAGCCGACCTCTTGATCGGGCATGACACGGACGGCCAGGTGCACCTGAGCTCCGACGACGGCAGAACGTGGCGAAAGAGCGGTCGGCTCCCGGCCCCGGCGGCCGCGTTCACCGCCGTCGACCGGCAACGCCTCCTCGCCGCAACCGAGGACGGCACCGTGTACGAATCGAAGAACGGCGGCACGGACTTCACTCTCGTCTTCCGCCCCACCAGCGGCTGA
- a CDS encoding methyltransferase domain-containing protein: MSTLSRMLAYMSKTKESMESLIRLLDVADALPGAVALRARSYDLLTLPDGAAVVDVGCGAGRAVDELSERGMRAIGVDVSEEMIAAARHRWPQADFRIGDAFDLPLEDGEVAGYRADKVYHELADAAKALEEAKRVLAPGGRIVLIGQDWDTFIIDSDDPALTRTIVHARADLIPNPRAARRYRNLLLDAGFQDVKAEAHMGVFTDAAMLPMLTGIAEGARAAGAITPEQEAAWASDQRTRAQEGRMFLALPIFVASASKPGE, encoded by the coding sequence ATGTCGACATTAAGTCGCATGCTGGCCTACATGTCCAAGACCAAGGAATCCATGGAATCGCTCATCCGGCTGCTCGACGTCGCCGACGCGTTGCCCGGAGCCGTTGCGTTGCGCGCACGATCGTACGACCTGCTTACTCTCCCCGACGGCGCGGCGGTGGTGGACGTCGGCTGCGGTGCCGGGCGTGCGGTCGACGAGCTTTCGGAGCGCGGGATGAGAGCGATCGGCGTGGACGTCAGCGAAGAGATGATCGCGGCGGCCCGCCATCGCTGGCCGCAGGCGGACTTCCGGATCGGCGACGCCTTCGACCTGCCGCTGGAGGACGGGGAGGTCGCCGGGTATCGGGCCGACAAGGTCTATCACGAGCTCGCCGACGCGGCCAAGGCGCTGGAGGAGGCCAAGCGGGTGCTCGCTCCGGGCGGGCGTATCGTGCTCATCGGGCAGGACTGGGACACCTTCATCATCGACTCTGATGACCCGGCGCTCACTCGGACCATCGTGCACGCGCGCGCCGACCTGATCCCGAACCCACGGGCGGCCCGACGTTACCGCAACCTGCTTCTCGACGCCGGCTTCCAGGACGTCAAGGCCGAGGCGCACATGGGCGTCTTCACCGACGCGGCCATGCTCCCGATGCTCACCGGCATCGCGGAGGGAGCGCGTGCCGCCGGAGCCATCACTCCCGAGCAGGAAGCGGCGTGGGCAAGCGATCAGAGGACGCGTGCCCAGGAAGGACGCATGTTCCTCGCGCTGCCCATCTTCGTGGCGTCAGCCTCGAAACCAGGGGAATAG
- a CDS encoding PLP-dependent cysteine synthase family protein: MNTIYRRQPARMWAGRSSLAALVGGTPVLWIPELWGEHGPGFWAKLEGHNPGGIKDRPALHMIGQARCRGELRPGAPIIESTSGTLGLGLALAGIAYGHPVTLVSDPGMEPIMHRLLSAYGAHVEMVIDPLPTGGWQAARRERVRALLEERPGSYCPDQYHNPDNVGSYDQLARELAEQLGRIDVLVCSVGTGGHSAGIYRTLRRLSPGVRLVGVDTIGSTIFGQPARPRLMRGLGSSIYPRNVRYQDFSEVHWVAPAEAVWACRRLGSGRYATGGWSVGAVALVASWLARTQRPDTRIVAVFPDGPHRYFDTIYNDAYCARHDLLDREPPPHPAVLAHPAEGEARSWTRCTTVTVPAEAVL, encoded by the coding sequence ATGAACACCATCTATCGGCGTCAGCCTGCCCGCATGTGGGCCGGCCGCTCTTCTCTTGCCGCCCTCGTCGGCGGTACGCCCGTGCTGTGGATCCCCGAGCTGTGGGGCGAGCACGGGCCCGGCTTCTGGGCCAAGCTCGAAGGCCACAACCCCGGCGGCATCAAGGACCGACCGGCGCTGCACATGATCGGCCAGGCCCGCTGCCGCGGCGAGCTGCGCCCCGGCGCACCGATCATCGAATCCACCAGCGGCACGCTCGGCCTCGGGCTCGCCCTGGCCGGAATCGCGTACGGGCATCCGGTCACCCTGGTCAGCGACCCCGGCATGGAGCCGATCATGCACCGGCTGCTCAGCGCGTACGGCGCCCATGTCGAGATGGTCATCGACCCGCTGCCCACCGGCGGGTGGCAGGCAGCCAGGCGAGAACGCGTACGCGCCCTCCTGGAGGAGCGTCCCGGCTCCTACTGCCCGGACCAGTACCACAACCCCGACAATGTCGGCTCCTACGACCAGCTCGCGCGGGAACTGGCTGAGCAGCTCGGCCGCATCGACGTACTGGTGTGCAGCGTCGGCACCGGCGGGCACAGCGCGGGCATCTATCGAACGCTCCGCCGGCTCAGCCCCGGCGTGCGGCTGGTCGGCGTGGACACGATCGGCTCCACCATCTTCGGCCAGCCCGCCCGTCCCCGGCTGATGCGCGGCCTGGGCAGCAGCATCTACCCGCGTAACGTCCGATACCAGGATTTCAGCGAGGTCCACTGGGTGGCACCCGCCGAGGCGGTATGGGCCTGTCGCCGCCTCGGCTCCGGACGCTACGCCACCGGCGGCTGGAGCGTCGGCGCCGTCGCCCTGGTCGCCTCCTGGCTCGCCAGAACCCAACGCCCCGACACCAGGATCGTCGCCGTCTTCCCTGACGGACCGCATCGCTACTTCGACACCATCTACAACGACGCCTACTGCGCCCGCCACGATCTCCTCGACCGCGAACCGCCGCCTCACCCGGCTGTGCTCGCCCACCCGGCAGAGGGGGAGGCGCGAAGCTGGACCCGCTGCACCACGGTGACCGTGCCGGCCGAGGCGGTCCTATGA
- a CDS encoding aminotransferase class V-fold PLP-dependent enzyme, translated as MIDVAVARALTPGVGNVAHFNNAGSALPSSGVLSTVIDHLRLEAETGGYEAAAKAADRLAEVYASAARLLNCAPDEIALVDSATRAWDLAFYAVPWRAGDRILTSKAEYASNFIAYLQVAERFGVQVEVVPNDGLGQISVDELRRMADERVRLISLTHIPTNGGLVNPAAEVGKVAAEVGALFLLDACQSVGQLPIDVELIGCDLLSTTGRKYLRAPRGTGLLYVRRAALDRLDPPFLDLHGARWVTPSRYEVQPGARRFENWEYSVAARLGLGAAIDEALGWGLENVRDRVYALADHLRERLMELPGCQVRDQGAERCGIVTFTLDGTPAEEVKARLATRSINVSVSRVPSTRLDMTDRGLEELVRASVHYYNTEEEVAQLCMVLRDG; from the coding sequence ATGATCGACGTCGCTGTGGCCCGGGCCCTGACGCCCGGCGTCGGAAATGTCGCTCATTTCAACAACGCGGGATCCGCATTGCCCTCGAGCGGTGTGCTGTCCACCGTCATCGACCACTTGCGACTGGAAGCGGAAACCGGCGGATACGAGGCGGCGGCGAAGGCCGCCGATCGGCTCGCCGAGGTCTATGCCTCGGCGGCCCGCCTGCTGAACTGCGCGCCGGACGAGATCGCGCTCGTCGACAGCGCGACCCGCGCGTGGGACCTGGCTTTCTACGCGGTGCCGTGGCGGGCCGGCGACCGCATCCTCACCAGCAAGGCCGAGTACGCCAGCAACTTCATCGCCTACCTCCAGGTCGCCGAGCGTTTCGGGGTTCAGGTCGAGGTGGTGCCCAACGACGGGCTCGGCCAGATCTCCGTCGACGAGCTCCGCCGGATGGCTGATGAGCGCGTACGGCTCATCTCGCTCACACACATCCCGACCAACGGCGGCCTGGTCAATCCGGCGGCCGAGGTGGGCAAGGTGGCCGCGGAGGTCGGCGCGCTTTTCCTGCTGGACGCCTGCCAGTCCGTCGGCCAGCTCCCGATCGACGTCGAGCTGATCGGCTGCGACCTGCTGTCCACCACCGGCCGCAAGTATCTGCGCGCCCCCCGCGGTACGGGCCTGCTCTACGTACGCCGGGCGGCACTCGACCGGCTCGACCCGCCCTTCCTGGACCTGCACGGCGCTCGCTGGGTGACGCCCTCGCGCTACGAGGTGCAGCCGGGCGCGCGCCGCTTCGAGAACTGGGAGTACAGCGTCGCCGCCCGGCTCGGCCTGGGCGCGGCCATCGACGAGGCGCTCGGCTGGGGGCTCGAGAACGTCCGGGACCGGGTCTACGCGCTGGCCGATCACCTGCGAGAGCGGCTGATGGAACTGCCTGGCTGTCAGGTGCGCGACCAGGGAGCCGAGCGGTGCGGCATCGTCACCTTCACCCTGGACGGAACGCCTGCCGAGGAGGTCAAGGCGCGGCTGGCGACTCGGTCGATCAACGTCAGCGTTTCGCGCGTGCCGTCCACGCGGCTCGACATGACGGATCGCGGGCTTGAAGAGCTGGTACGTGCCTCGGTGCACTACTACAACACGGAGGAGGAGGTCGCCCAGCTCTGCATGGTTTTGCGCGACGGGTAG
- a CDS encoding carboxymuconolactone decarboxylase family protein, protein MRRLNALEPTEAPDKSRELLNDIISRSGAVGEMVSTMAHSPALLQGYLELSRAMKRSKLPRALSEKISLALQEWIGCGLCLDAHAAAGRAAGLSEADITLARQGTSTDAREAALIAVATRVLAEPSSLTDEDVAELRAHGWSDRIIAEIPGLVALNLLTGSFNLLAGLEPADKTA, encoded by the coding sequence ATGCGCCGACTGAACGCACTCGAACCGACCGAAGCGCCGGACAAGTCCCGGGAACTGCTGAACGACATCATCAGCCGCAGCGGCGCAGTCGGCGAGATGGTTTCCACCATGGCGCACTCGCCGGCCCTGCTCCAGGGCTACCTGGAGCTGTCGCGGGCCATGAAGCGCAGCAAGCTGCCACGCGCCCTCAGCGAGAAGATCTCGCTCGCCCTGCAGGAATGGATCGGTTGCGGGCTCTGCCTCGACGCACATGCCGCGGCAGGTCGCGCGGCAGGGTTGAGCGAGGCCGACATCACCCTCGCCCGCCAGGGCACCTCCACTGACGCCCGGGAAGCAGCGCTGATCGCGGTGGCCACCCGTGTGCTTGCGGAACCGTCATCACTGACAGACGAGGATGTCGCCGAGCTAAGGGCTCATGGCTGGAGCGATCGGATCATTGCGGAGATCCCCGGCCTGGTTGCCCTTAACTTGCTGACCGGCTCCTTCAACCTCCTGGCCGGCCTGGAGCCGGCCGACAAGACGGCATAG